The genomic segment TTCTGGTCACTGGTCCGACCGGCAGCGGCAAAACGACGACCTTGTATGCAGCCCTGCAAGCAATCGACACCGCGCGGCTCAACGTCCTGACCATCGAGGATCCGATCGAATATCAGATCCCAAACGTCAGCCAGATGCAGGTTCGCCCAAAAATCGGCCTGACGTTTGCCCAAGGTCTTCGCCACATTCTCCGACAGGATCCGGACGTCATCCTCGTCGGCGAAATCCGCGACGCCGAAACCGCGGAGATTGCTGTCCGCGCCGCGCTGACTGGCCACCTCGTATTCAGCACGCTGCATACGAACGACGCCGTTTCCGCCGTAGCGCGCCTCGCGGACATGGGGGTCCCCACATATCTTCTGGCCACCGCGCTCCGCGGGTGCATGGCCCAACGGCTGGTTCGACGCCTCTGTCCGAATTGCCGCCGAGAATCTCGCGCTACGCCGGAAGAGCTTCAGTTGTTGGGCCGTCGCGCCGCTGAAGTCGCGGATCGGCCCATTTGGCGACCGGGGAGTTGTTCATCGTGCATGGGCGGATATTTGGATCGGATCGGCATTTACGAATGGGTTGCGTTCGGGCAGGACTGGGAATCAGCAATCCGAATGGGGCACAATGTCGAGTCCCTCCGCCGACAGGCGCGAAGTCGCGGAATTCCCTCGTTGGCCGATGATGGTATGGAGAAAGTCCTCTCGGGGATCACATCACTCGACGAATTCTTCCGTGCGCTCGGCGGTTCACACACGCCCGACCTCGCATGAAGACGTTCGCATACCGCGGATATACTCGCGGCGGGACACGCGTTCGGGGCATAGTCGAGGCAATCGGTCCGAAGGAAGCCCGGGAAAAACTCATTGCGCGGGAAATCCTGCCGGAGCGGATCGAACCGGCTGCTGGGGCGGCTGGTCGAAGCCGCATTCCGGCTTCAAAACGGGCGGCTCTCTACCGCGAGTTGGGGTCGCTCATTCGAGCCGGGGTACCTCTGGAAAACGCTCTATCCCTGCTGGGGAACACGTATGCCACAGGCGCCGAGTCGCATGGGCTCGCATCGGCGCGCGATCGAATCCGCGAAGGCGTCGCTCCGGATGACGCGCTCGCTGCATCCCTGACGGGCATGACGCCATTCGAGGCCGCTCTCTTGCAGGCCGGCCGCCGCAGCGGGCGGCTAGGCGAGTCGATGGAGCAGCTCGCCGGCTATCTGGAGAACGAGGAGCGGCTTCGCGAAGGGATCAAATCGGCGTTGATCTATCCGTTTCTCGTGCTCCTGCTTGGGCTGCTGATCGGGGTTGTAGTCATTCTTGTCCTGTTTCCGCGTTTAGCCTCGTTGTTCGAGGAGACGGGCGCCGACCTGCCGAGTTTGACAAGGGCCTTGATCTGGATGGGGCGCGACGGCCGAAACGCCTTGCTCGCTTCTGTGCTGGCAGCGGCTGCAGGAGTCATGTTCGGGGCTCGCGCGATCTCGCGGCCGGCGGCTCGAAAATCCCTTGAACTTCGCGCTGTGCGAATCCCGTTGTTCGGCAGCCTGCTCCGCCTGTCGGCTGCCGCTCGTTTTGGCAGAACTCTGGCCCTCTGCATTCGGGGCGGGGTGCAAATTCCGGACGCCTTCCCGCTGGCGGGCCGAGCCTCCGGTATGCGTTCGGTGGAAGAAGCATCCATCGTCTGCGCCGAAGAGATCCGCCAGGGCAAAGCCCCTGCCGACGCACTAGGCAGATGCCCGATAGTCGGAGACCTCCTTGTTTCATGGTACTGCGCCGGTGAAGCGTCCGGCGATCCGGCGACGCTGCTTGAACAGGCGGCGAACCAGTACTACGCGCGCTGGGAAAATCTAGTGCAGCGGATGCTCCGCCTCATCGAGCCGCTTCTCATCCTGCTTGTCGGGGCGATGGTTCTTGTGGTCGCCGTGGGCATTCTGTTGCCAGTGCTGTCCCTGAACCAGATCTCATGGTGAGGATCAGCTTGCAGACGGCGACACAGGGAGAAATAGTTCGGGAAAAGGGAGTTTCTAATGAAGTCGACCCAGCGGTTTTCGATTTGGAGCTTAGGCCTTGTCCTGATGATAGCGGCGGCAGGCCGAAGCGAAACCGTCATCCCGTCCGAGGGTTGGCAGGAATCGACTCACCCCTACGCATCGGCTGACGCGGAGCCGGGCGGCGAAATGTCCATGTATGCAGGTCCGTACCCTCGCAGCCTCAACTACTACCTCGACTCGTCCTCACATTCCGCAGAAATCCTCAACCTGCTGTACGACAGCCTGTTGACGATGAATCCTGCGTCCCTTGAATTCGAGCCGGGGATCGCGCAACGCGTTGTCGTCGGCGACGACAAAATGACCTTCACGATCCACCTGGATCCCGAGGCAGTTTGGAGCGACGGCCGTCCCATTACGGCCGAGGACATCGTGTGGACGTGGAAGGCCATCCTTGACCCACGGCATCTCACAGGTCCCCACAAGGTCGACCTCGAGCGCTTTCAGGAACCCGAAGTTCTCGATGAGCGGACAGTGCGTTTGGTGGCCCGTGAACCGCATTGGAAAAACCTCCTGGTCATTGCGGGATTCAATCCCTTACCCAAACACGCCTTTTCGACGAGTGATTTCAATAAATTGAACTTTGAGTTTCCCGTGGTCTCCGGTCCTTATCGACTCGCCGAGCTGCGCGAAGGCTTTTTCTCCCGCTTCGAACGGAGAGAGGACTGGTGGCAGCGTCATCGGCTCCGGAACCAACATGTCGGGAATTTTCAGACCTTGCGGTACATGTATTTCCAGGAAAGAGAGAACGCATTCGACGCGTTTCTGAAAGGGACAATCGACGTGTTCCCCGTCTACACGGCGCACGTCTGGGTGAATCAGACATCGGGCGAGCGATTTGAGCGCAACTGGATCGTTAAGCAGCGCATCCATAACCACCAACCGGTGGGTTTTCAGGGCTTCGCCATGAACATGCGTCGATTCCCATTCGACGACGTGCGGGTCCGGCGCGCCCTCGCCATGCTGCTCAACCGGCAGCACATGAATGAAGTGTTGATGCACAATCAGTATTTTCTGCATCGGTCCTACTATGAGGACCTGTACACGCCGGAACATCCCTGCACGAATCCGCTGATTCCCTTCGACAAGGCCGGCGCGCGAAGCCTCCTGGCCGAAGCAGGGTGGGTGGCGGATCCGCAAACCGGCATCCTGCACAAAGATGGAAAACCGTTTCGCTTCACCTTCCTGACGCGAGACGCGGCCGTGGACCGCTTCTTGGTGATTTACAAGGAAGACCTGAAGGATGTCGGAATCGAAATGAACATCGTCCAAAAAGATTGGTCCGCGTGGATGAAGGACATGGACGAATTCAATTACGACATGACCTGGGCAGCCTGGGCGGGAGGCATCTGGCGCGATCCTGAACACCAATGGTCCTCTCGCGAGGCGGACCGGCCGGGCGGCCAAAACATTACCGGCTTCAAGAACGAGCGCGTGGACGAACTGATCGCCAGGCAACGGACCGAATTCGACCTCGAAAAACGGAATGCGATCCTTCGCGAGATCGATTCGATCCTCACGGCAGAGGTTCCCTACATCCTCCTGTGGAACCTGAACTACACCCGGCTGCTCTATTGGAACAAATTCGGGACCCCACCGACTGTCCTGGGCAAATACGGAGATGAAAGCGCAGCCGCCAGTCTGTGGTGGTATGACCCGGATGCCGCCGCCGACCTTCAAGACGCCATGGCTCGAGGTCTGTCCCTTCCGCCGAAACCGTCTGTCATCGATTTCAACGCGATTTCGCGTTGAGAAGACCTCACCGCGCAGGAACGTCGCGGTATTTGCGCGGAAAATTCGCCTAATTTCAGGGCGGGTTCTGATCCGCCGATCGTCAATGGCGTTCGCAGACGGTTCCTTCTAGCAACGGATCGTTCGCGCAGCGGCTGAGGCGGCGTCAGCCCCTTCCCAACGGCGCCGCCGATGCCCGAACGCGCTGCAACGTTCCGCAAAACCGCCACGATTTGGAAACGAGCCGAACGGGCGCCCCATCGAAAAATACCCGCGAGAAGCGGTCATATAGAACGAGCGCGATTGATCCGATGCCGAACCCATCCTCGATCGTTTCCGTCTGGACGACGAGGTCGCGCCCATGCACTTCAGCCCGAATCACCACGGAACTCCGCTGCCCGGACCGATAGCCATCGGTATCTCCATCGTCGCAGGTGTAGGTGGCCGACGCCTGAGCCCCGTCCCTGTTTCGAAGGAAGATATGGGCCTCGATCTCCAACGGATTCCATCGGTTGTCGACCGGCTCGCCGACACTCATCGGAAGGATGCTTCCTTCCCGGACATAGAGCGGTGTTTGTTCCTCAGTCGGTGAAACCGTCAGGCGGCAGGGAGCTTCAATCCAACGCGAATCGATCGCCGACCACCACGCTGCAGGTCCGGGCAGGATCACGTCCCGCGTCCGCCGTTCGCCATCGAGAATCGGTGCCTGCAGGATCGCCGGACCAATCATGAATTCATCCTCGATGCGGTCCAGCGGGAAATCAGTCGTTGAGTCAAAGTCGTAGAACAGCGGCCGTATAATCGCGTCGCCGTCCTCTTCGTGCCGGATGAACAGGTTGTAGAGATAGGGTCGGAGCTTGTAGCGGAGCCGGATGTAATGCCGCACGACGCGAAGCGTGAGCCGATCGAACGCCCAGGGCTCCTGCCGGCGAGTGCCCTTCGCGCTGTGGTTTCGACAAAAGGGAAACAGAAAACACGCCTTTTGCCAGTCGCGCAGGAGTTGCGGTGATGTGTCGCCGGCAAATCCGCCAATATCCGGGCCATTGAACGGAACTCCAGAAAGAGCGAGGTTCAACGTGCACGGGATCGCGAGCTTCAGATAGTGGTAGTTGGAGCAATTGTCGCCGGTCCAAATCGCGGCATATTTGCCGATGCCCACGTAGCCGGAACGGCTGATCACGAAGGGCCGCCTGCCAGGGTGCGCCGCGGCGAAACCCTCACGCGTCGCGATCGCCATACCCAGGGCATATTGATTGTGAAACGCGTCGTGGGGCAGGCGCCCTTTCTGAAACCGCATCGCATCGTTCTGCACGAAGCCGGTCGACGGATCATTCATGTCGATCCACGCGCCGCGAATGCCCGCAGCGGCAAATTTCCGCACGTTTTCCGCCCACCATTTGCGCCCCTCGGGCAGCGAGAAGTCGGGGAAGACCGTGTCGCCTGGCCACACCTGGCCCACAAACTCGCCGCCTTGAGGATTCCGGCAAAAGATGTCGTGCTTTTGCCCGTCGTCGTAAATCGAGTAGCCCGGCTCGCGTTTTACGCCCGGGTCGAGAATCGGGATGACCTTTCTGCCGTTTTCCTCAAGTCTTTTGACGGCGGCCCCAAAATCGGGGAAATGTTTCGGA from the Kiritimatiellia bacterium genome contains:
- a CDS encoding type II secretion system F family protein, yielding MKTFAYRGYTRGGTRVRGIVEAIGPKEAREKLIAREILPERIEPAAGAAGRSRIPASKRAALYRELGSLIRAGVPLENALSLLGNTYATGAESHGLASARDRIREGVAPDDALAASLTGMTPFEAALLQAGRRSGRLGESMEQLAGYLENEERLREGIKSALIYPFLVLLLGLLIGVVVILVLFPRLASLFEETGADLPSLTRALIWMGRDGRNALLASVLAAAAGVMFGARAISRPAARKSLELRAVRIPLFGSLLRLSAAARFGRTLALCIRGGVQIPDAFPLAGRASGMRSVEEASIVCAEEIRQGKAPADALGRCPIVGDLLVSWYCAGEASGDPATLLEQAANQYYARWENLVQRMLRLIEPLLILLVGAMVLVVAVGILLPVLSLNQISW
- a CDS encoding extracellular solute-binding protein yields the protein MKSTQRFSIWSLGLVLMIAAAGRSETVIPSEGWQESTHPYASADAEPGGEMSMYAGPYPRSLNYYLDSSSHSAEILNLLYDSLLTMNPASLEFEPGIAQRVVVGDDKMTFTIHLDPEAVWSDGRPITAEDIVWTWKAILDPRHLTGPHKVDLERFQEPEVLDERTVRLVAREPHWKNLLVIAGFNPLPKHAFSTSDFNKLNFEFPVVSGPYRLAELREGFFSRFERREDWWQRHRLRNQHVGNFQTLRYMYFQERENAFDAFLKGTIDVFPVYTAHVWVNQTSGERFERNWIVKQRIHNHQPVGFQGFAMNMRRFPFDDVRVRRALAMLLNRQHMNEVLMHNQYFLHRSYYEDLYTPEHPCTNPLIPFDKAGARSLLAEAGWVADPQTGILHKDGKPFRFTFLTRDAAVDRFLVIYKEDLKDVGIEMNIVQKDWSAWMKDMDEFNYDMTWAAWAGGIWRDPEHQWSSREADRPGGQNITGFKNERVDELIARQRTEFDLEKRNAILREIDSILTAEVPYILLWNLNYTRLLYWNKFGTPPTVLGKYGDESAAASLWWYDPDAAADLQDAMARGLSLPPKPSVIDFNAISR
- a CDS encoding glycoside hydrolase family 31 protein; amino-acid sequence: MPNASDVLFSRRVYFRKFPHFLNFEFIRRVDRRGSARAGRSGLHIEFRQFGNGICRLRLRGPWQSVPLLSGLDPRRPKRGSAPVYEASMDATGAVAVRAPDGAEVFSAPAGSAIGVSGSATVFLFERRDDDRFYGMGEKLLGLELSGRQSKFWNTDAFADFHWKEVFEDRPDPYYASIPYLIVHRGRHWIGLLLDNPQATFIHTGASFPDGSGSAAPRIALGAESGASDLYVIAAESLPELTRLYQTLVGRTPLPPVWALGYHQCRWGYQSESDLLELDGKFREHGIPCDGLWIDIDYMQSFKVFTVDPKHFPDFGAAVKRLEENGRKVIPILDPGVKREPGYSIYDDGQKHDIFCRNPQGGEFVGQVWPGDTVFPDFSLPEGRKWWAENVRKFAAAGIRGAWIDMNDPSTGFVQNDAMRFQKGRLPHDAFHNQYALGMAIATREGFAAAHPGRRPFVISRSGYVGIGKYAAIWTGDNCSNYHYLKLAIPCTLNLALSGVPFNGPDIGGFAGDTSPQLLRDWQKACFLFPFCRNHSAKGTRRQEPWAFDRLTLRVVRHYIRLRYKLRPYLYNLFIRHEEDGDAIIRPLFYDFDSTTDFPLDRIEDEFMIGPAILQAPILDGERRTRDVILPGPAAWWSAIDSRWIEAPCRLTVSPTEEQTPLYVREGSILPMSVGEPVDNRWNPLEIEAHIFLRNRDGAQASATYTCDDGDTDGYRSGQRSSVVIRAEVHGRDLVVQTETIEDGFGIGSIALVLYDRFSRVFFDGAPVRLVSKSWRFCGTLQRVRASAAPLGRG